A window of the Eremothecium cymbalariae DBVPG#7215 chromosome 5, complete sequence genome harbors these coding sequences:
- a CDS encoding uncharacterized protein (similar to XP_002496616 Zygosaccharomyces rouxii), translating into MTKRSKAARLNKEFVYDNDSDDDSDSFQGYMKKRAELSRKRSRTVAHEEYSSLLDNEAEKESSKVPGESKFIQGFLQSKKQRQLDELQTQALKIELHRKLEAGAQDAADSEEFITEGYKEQKEKLKQANIQRLEEEIKEREHSSRHFTAQLLGVAREIDKKVADGIISDEQMKPRAQVIVKNDVYVSNKNIWMKKGVLNSTGKVVSKRSDAMLKLVENFLKSSMKVEDIEKLRIKYQDRVKARQVNCS; encoded by the coding sequence ATGACTAAAAGGTCTAAAGCTGCTAGATTGAATAAGGAATTTGTTTATGATAATgatagtgatgatgatagcGATAGTTTTCAAGGATATATGAAAAAAAGGGCTGAACTTTCTCGAAAACGATCAAGAACCGTTGCACACgaagaatattcttctttattaGACAACGAGGCTGAAAAGGAGTCATCTAAGGTTCCAGGTGAGTCAAAATTCATTCAAGGTTTCCTACAGTCCAAAAAACAGAGGCAGCTCGATGAATTACAGACTCAAGCTCTTAAGATCGAACTTCATAGGAAATTGGAAGCCGGTGCACAGGATGCTGCTGATAGCGAAGAGTTTATAACCGAGGGTTATAAAGAGCAGAAAGAGAAACTGAAACAAGCTAATATTCAACGTCTAGAAGAAGAGATAAAGGAACGCGAGCACAGTAGTCGCCATTTTACTGCCCAGCTCTTGGGCGTCGCAAGAGAGATAGATAAAAAGGTTGCTGATGGAATTATTAGTGACGAACAGATGAAACCTAGGGCACAAGTTATTGTCAAAAATGACGTTTATGTttccaataaaaacatatgGATGAAGAAAGGCGTTTTAAATAGTACTGGTAAGGTTGTTAGTAAGCGTTCTGACGCCATGCTGAAATTAGTGGAAAATTTCCTTAAATCTTCAATGAAAGTCGAAGACATCGAGAAACTACGGATAAAGTACCAGGATCGTGTTAAAGCAAGACAGGTTAATTGTTCATAA